TTTCATTAATGCTTATTTTCATATGTTTTATCTTAATGCTTGTAAGCATTATATGGTAGCATTAAATGCGCATATAGGACTTTCATTAATGCTTATTTTCATTAATGTTTATATGCAATAATAATGCCCTATAAGGCCTGAAAGGCCTATAAGCATCAAAAAAGCAGATATACTGCCATTTGGCATTAGAGATGCTGAATTAGTGCTACAATAGAGCTTAAAGTTAATGCTTATGATTACCTGGGTATCTTTGATTCTCTGCTCGTATATCTTCCGTTGTTCCGTCAATTATCAACTCGAACGCATCAATTGCCGTCGACGGCGGTTTCCCATACACGaatttaatgccaactcgactggccgttggcagcatcatctcagatagtagtgaaacgttgtgggtgtaaagacatgggtcgttAAAGCAACTTGTAATTTCAAATtagtacttgaaatattcgaaaaagaattagactattttttggaaaaagccataaaaattttctcatttttttacaaaaaaaaataatttgaaaactgTGATACTTACAATATTCTGGTCGAAgcataaaatgtaggaaattgtttaaattttcacaaaaaaatatcaaaattttattgggaaaaaaaaatcgctgaaaaaaaaattgcttgaaaattaaaattcatttttctcaaaaacgtttttttaaatacccacaaaaatatatatgaatagcgcttacaattttcaacaagtcgtccatacatcgaaagatgggcactttacagggaaattattttccaacaacaagtttttcacgttttctttgaaaaaattacaactgatcctaattttgttcaaagtcaagatatagtgtattcgacaaagtcttattaaaatatgagcaACGtgctatcttttatagtttttagaatATAAGCCTTTtgtgtatgaagactcctgaaaaaaaaattacttgtaTCATTTTTGAGTGTGAATTCTCATGTTTGATATGtttctaaaaagaaaaaaaagttagcagagcatgtgaattgcgataatttatacataaaaatgttacgaatgaaacattaatagtattttttcgaagaaaaacatgttgttgttcgaaaaactttttccatgtaaaaatgcccgtcttccgatgtatgggtgacttgttggaaattctaaggactatttatatatattttttcagaattttaaaaacacatgttttcgagaaaaatgaattttaattttcaaaatatttttttctctattaaatattcttccaatttttttttgatatttgatgTTTGATTGGCATGTGTACATCATTCTGACAGCTGTCACTCGTTCTGCGTTAAATTTGATTTGACATTTACTGATAGATACAAATTGCGcagtttttttcacaaaaatcacgaaaatcacATCCATGTTACGGTCTACATAACACATGTTACGTCTGATAAAACGTACAATGCGTGACAATGGTTTGTGCGTTTCATAGGCCGGTGTAATCATTATACCGTTTTGTCAGCACTAAATATCGGTCGTAACGTAACAGTTAATGATAACCGCTATCGAACTACAACCATCTACTTTTTTGTACCACAATTGAGTGTCCTTAATGTGAAGGAGTTGATTTTTCAACAAGACTGTGTTACATGCCACACGACGCGTGCCCCAATTGACAGAAACGTTCGGTGAACAAATAATTTCACGTAACTGtacctcgattatccggagtattaattttttttcactccggataatcgaatcctccggataatcgagtcaaaacattttttttctttatttgttttttttttgcatatattttttgttttttgaaaataaaagaggaatttgatttttgattcatccccttaaagtcagaaaacacctttctcacacgaaaaaaattaatttatccagattctctcaggagatgatagacgatcatatttgatgaaaaaaatcctcctacgcatatgttcgaatttcaagaatgacagagttacagaactttttttttgtttcggactctgttgtttCAAACTGGCTGTactttaaaaagtacgctacggtagacaattctgatgctttcatttgaaaaatgagaaaatttagtatagggtatagtagtggaacaactaaattagtgaattttaataacattttggaagtgaaacacttaaaagttaataatttttaatgtgttattattaattctatcctaaaaatttatattgaactagattgtttctataaattaaaatgaagttctttaaccgctccacaatttgttctttgacgcacaacttctatctttcttaatttggctgcaatatcgatataaaaaattcctggtgaaaattcaagcaagatcttcaaaaatcacgatttttaccccactgtacatgtaatagccacttaaacttcaccttaacgttgaaaggttacatttattcgtgaaataagccatattagaaatataaaaaaaatatttttttccaaactgaatataatcgagtccaaaattgtatataatcgaaacaCATATAAtttgagtccgacctgtactgtattctattagtcgaatcattttatttgataccaatattgaggggattgcaaaaaatacatcgaccattttgtggcggcgaccttttcgaatttatgttgttcatagtgtagtgtattctccaaatcaagccattcagctatttttttttgcggcggccaaattgaattttttaagatcatggaatacgcagttttataatgacagtagaattaaatgtatgttccaaatttcagatcaatcattcaacaggaacggggccAATTTtccattaatgtgggacaacccaacaaacattcaaacatacatagaaacaggtcaagctgaatgaaaccattcaaaaagtaattagttgtttgggcactgcggccatcttgaaattggatttttcattatctgctatgttctactagtcgagaactttcttttgatacattttgggcctttttcataaataactatgttctactagtcaagccttttcatttgatacccatattgatggggttctgagaaaatatgtaatccgccattttgtagtggtcgccatcttggatttgcatttttcataaataactgctactagttctactagtcaagccctttcttttgatacccatattatacttatgacagacatacagctgtacttgcgttgtacttcgaaaattgtatgtctgtcaccatgtacagcgctagaaccatgcaagcaactcggtacaatcgctgtacctgtaccgacctattttaccgctgtacatggctacagttgtactgtgcgcagcgccatagacggttagtggtgggtagcatgaacaaaacgaatcaaaacatttggtatacattcttttcattgactttctcttgagttaataacttagattggaaacatatttgttgtgttcgatagtttaaagggtgtgtcacatcaaattgcatcacggaaaaaacggtgtagaaatttaatttttaggaattatatcttcagctttcgctttaaaatcagataagagtgtatagatcacgttggccatgcttcactgtcaatttttcgtgaatttggaaaaatgtcgtcaaacgaaaaagagcgtcgtgaattaatcttgtgcactcatttcgagaatcgggagttgtcacatcgggacatcggtaagatgctgggaatcgtccaatccacggtcagcagagtactaaaacgatacttcgagaacctaaccatcgaccggaaggtgaagaacggcaaaaatggatgctccgtcagtgaaaaagatcacaagcgcgtagttgagcagtttagacatgatcgagaagttcagtccgggatgtcgccaataagctgaatttgtcaagttcattcgtccaacggaccaagcagcgggagggcctgcgtacatacaaggttcagaaggctcctaaccgcgacgaaaggcaaaacatggtggggaagacgcgagcccggaagctgtacaccgaaatgctgacgaagccgcattgcctggtaatggacgacgaaacctacttcaaagcggactttcgtcagctgccgggcctgttgttcttctccgcagaggacaaattgagcgttccggaggagattcgcaagcagaaactatccaagtttgccaaaatgtacatggtgtggcaagcgatctgctcttgtggaaagcggagcgcccccttcgtgatgaccgtcacggtaaacgggcaggtttaccttaaggagtgcctacagaagcgcttactaccactattgaagcagtacgagggcccgaccatcttctggccggatctcgcttcgtgccactattcaaaggacgtgttggagtggtacgaagccaacggggtcaccttcgtgccaaaggaaatggacccgcccaacgcgccggagcttcgcccaatagagaaatattgggcgattatgaagcaggccctccggaagaacccaaaagttgtcaaatcagaggcggacttcaagaaaaaatggatttctgttcaaaagaaaactacaacctgacgttgtacagaaccttatggacggggtaaagaggaaggtactagcatacgggcttgggctcgaagtatgaaaaatggaaaatgccaaaagttgtttaatagtttttattttactgtctaaaattttcaaaaggatcggtctactgggcgaatttctacagcgttttttccgtgatgcaatttgatgtgacacaccctttagacgctaaataaaaacctttttcattgaaatattggtaaaaatacaatgcaataaattcaaacttctgattgtcagtctgacatgcggtacaatgtacaaccaaagtatgtgtgtcatgctatcgtggtacctgtacaacgctgtacacgtacagcgctagtacagttgtatgtctgtccatggtattagctattcaatatagaattattatacaaattattcaaaatttccgaaaatcaaaaataaaatactcctgatcatcgagtctaaaattccggataatcgaatcccggataatcgagtctccggataatcgagtccgacctgtatacccATCAGAGAGTCTACAAGATCATGCGATTTTACACCGTTGGACTGTTCTTGTGGGGTTATGTGAAGTTTCCGGTCTACACCAAGAAGCCGCAGAGTATTCCATTGCTGCCAGAGTTATCAAATTGAACTTCCAAATTAGACTTCCTCCGAACCAGCCGAGGTAGTTCcggaaataatattcaaataaaaatgccAAAGAATTATCTTTCGAAAAAAACCAAGTTCATGATAATTAAAACTATTTATctatgttttatttcaattcgtAGTGCTATGTCTTCGATAGGTAGTATTCCCCTCAAGATACGTTACATACATAAAACTCACAAAGTTCCCATAATCCTCATGGCTTAAGGAGACGCTAAGTGCTTCTCATTTTTCGTTACTACTTTGAGTTATGCAGTTCAATTGCTATATCTATCCCTCAGTTTCCTATTTCTTACCGGACTGCTCAATGTTATAGTCTTCATTTTGAGACATTTCACTAGCCTCCGTCATATATTAAATGTCCTTTTTTTCATACGATTTCCAGatgaaggatttgttttttatgaatGAATAATAATGTAATTTTGTGAATGGATCCTTTTGAGGATAACGATGAAAGGAAACTAGCACAAATCAGAGGATTGGTTGATCCATTGATCAATGTTTTTCACAAGCGATAACAAAAAAGTGTTGGTCGCACGGAAGCGGAATTCAGTTTTCTCAACAGGAGAAAGTCAAATGAACAGAGACCCAATTAGCAAGTGGCAGTTATCGAAGTTGATCACAAAACAGGCACCTGCTTAGTGTGTATAAATAGACACACCATATCGCGTTTCCACCTTTTCACGATGATAGATCCGAAGTGGATCACATTGATTGCGATCGCCAATCCATCAATCGCTGGAGCGGCATCCGAGCTCGCAGCTCGACAATCTCCCCAATCGCCATATTTTGACGCAGGTAAAGTGTTTCCCAAAAATTATTCCTTAATATTCCCAGCACGAAAGTGACATGTTACTTATTCTGCAGCGGTTTACCCTCATGCTTGGGGCTGGGCGATTGCTGGATTTGTGCTGGCCGTTTTGAAGGGAGCTTTCCTGGTTGGTGCCTTCGTAGTGTGGGCTTCCTACGAGCAGGGATTCGTGAGACGAACCCCCAGAGCCAGGTATATCAATGGACTTGATTACTGGACTTCGCTAGTGTTGGACTTTTTGGGTAGCGATGGGACGGACCAGTGTCATGAACAAGCGGTTTGCGAGGCGAATGCTTATCTCAAGAGATATTCTTTGTTAAAAATCATTTCATACAGTACCAGCGAAAAACTAGACACGGGAATTGATTGCGCTAAAATGGAGGTGAAAAATAACTGTTCAGTAACTTTAGGTGAACTCGTATTGAGAAAACTAGGTTACCTAAGAAATTATGCGAATTTCACTAACGgaattacatgaaaaaaaaatatttcgaaaaataaaattatttctgCTACAATTACCGTTCAGTTGTTTTATTGTGATCACTTCACTATTGAAGTATTGAAGAaccagtttttttattttttattctttattatagagactttcagccgtaggctggaTCAATAACCAGTGTTTATTCATGATTCGTTGATGGAATTAATTTCTTTGTATTTCTTTGCTCCCAATCTTTATTTATGTCAAACGCACAATGCTAATATTGAACAATTACCACATTGCACAATATTGTAAAAGGTATTacaatagggacgctacaaaagtagaccgatagggagcaaacgacgccatatttttcccgctctcttgacatttcccTCAGTAAgatttgccatttcataatggaaagatatatgatccaacaacgagtcgagattctTAAAATTTAccaccgaaattcggagtcaatggactcaactttaagagcgctttcatcgaaaaatcatttt
The Toxorhynchites rutilus septentrionalis strain SRP chromosome 2, ASM2978413v1, whole genome shotgun sequence genome window above contains:
- the LOC129767114 gene encoding uncharacterized protein LOC129767114 codes for the protein MIDPKWITLIAIANPSIAGAASELAARQSPQSPYFDAAVYPHAWGWAIAGFVLAVLKGAFLVGAFVVWASYEQGFVRRTPRARYINGLDYWTSLVLDFLGSDGTDQCHEQAVCEANAYLKRYSLLKIISYSTSEKLDTGIDCAKMEVKNNCSVTLGELVLRKLGYLRNYANFTNGIT